The sequence below is a genomic window from Ischnura elegans chromosome 2, ioIscEleg1.1, whole genome shotgun sequence.
aaatatttctcagaaagccttcaaactcaccattttgaaccatttatcgtaaAATCTTTCTAGGGGAGGGTCCCCACACCTCCTGCTTCCCCTGACGGGTATTCCGTCCCCTcaaacccccagtattagtttcgcCTAACACTAGTTTCACGTAACTCCTAGCTGCGCGGCtactagaggtggatcgcagggtattaagtgGGTGTACATTAGAATGAATATGTGTAATTTTCGGATAGGACGGCGTGGCCTTAAAGTCGTTTAGGGGTCGGCAGAGTGATCTTGGTTCCATGGTGAGGAGGAGTTGGTTCGAGAAGGTAGCAGCTATGCGGAGGAAGGCGTGCATGGTTTCATGTGTCGACCGCTCGCAAGAAAAGAGGGATTGCGGGGGACTGCAGGAGGGGCGGGCAAGGATGGATAGAAGAGAGAGAGGGGTGTGTGGAGGGAGGAAGTGGGTGGCAGAGGTTGGTAAGAGCAGAAGCCTAAGAGACGAGCctggaggggggtttgggggggaatgttggggggggagggggtgaagagtcgtgggagggaggagggggaggcggGCGATGGAACTTGTTTCAACGGCTCCCCGCCGGAGGGCGTTGTTATTACTCGCCGTGAGGTTGGTATCCTCGTCTCCGTGTAATAGACGCTGTTGCTGCTGCTCTCAGCGGCCCAAGCGCTtgctccgagagagagagagttctcTTTTTCACTCCCGTCAACCGGGGCGCATCGCCTTTATTCGAGGCGAGAGCGTGACCTCCAGTTATACTGCGGACGCGAGCGACGTCCgaagggaaggagaaaaaaaaagtgtAACCGGAGTTTCCCGGAGGAGTGAACCGTCGGTTTTGTTCCGGAGGAGGAGGATATTTTTCCGCGCGCCACGTGACCCCATCCCACACCTCGTCATCCCTCTCTTGGGATCGGATTTATTTTTAGGTGAGTGATAGTCAGCCGCCGCTAAGCCATCATTACCGCTCCTACACTACAGATATATGAGAAAGACTATAGAACAGATAAATCACAACTGtggttttttccacgatcgataagagccTATAACGATAGCGTTATTACCTTTTATAGGTTATtttacttgtagtgtagcctactaacttatgtattctttACTGAATGCTTCTGAATTATCCTTGTATTTCTAAAAGCATGTTTTACATGTCCTGGCTTCATAAACAGATTGCCTTcgtgagtagttggcaagttttgccttcgattaaacgtggaaataaatttcattagcatgcgtaacatttttaagaCCGTATGCTCATGTAGGAATCTATTGCATGCTACGTCCTGGTATTtcatcacccactgccaaacaccgaAGATGTGGCTTTTAGGGAATTATTTAGGTGTATAGTGAATTAATGAGAATTTCGGGTTATCAGGAGTCATTGGCTGATGTCGAGGCGCGTGAAAATGTGTTTGTGTTTTTCCGATCGTGTGACATTTCCGTTTTCCTCACTTCTCTCCTCGCTCCTACCGACTACACAGGTGAGCACGTGATTGGAGGCGTGGAAAGTGACGCCACCACACCCCGTGATGGAAGTGAAAAAAGGATTCCTTGGTTTTAATCGTAGCGAATCTCAGAAAGTTAGCCCTGGTGGGACGGTTAGTGTGGATGACCTTTGACGCGGTCCAGAAATCTTGTTTGGTATTGTGAGCTCTCCCGCCAAAAAATTGAGGATAAAGATTTGTCGGCAAGTTGAACAGCAATTTCCATTTCCGGATGTCGAATTTACCTACATGAATTTACATAAATTGCTACAAATACACGCATATAATCCACGCAATAGCCTTATAGATTCATGAATATACATTCTTGTTCATTCTTAACGCCTAATGGACTATTCAATTTGATTTTACCATtgatttttacttaattattcaTTGTGTTGCAGTAAGTTCAACCGATTAAAGTGcgagtggaagttcgacatattgaaataaaaggtagttggaCTTTTCTGCAATAATTGTTGAATAGTGCCACTACCTTTTACTTCAGTATACATTACTCCATAATAACAAAAGAGAGCAATAAGCTATTGATCCTTATCGATCGCGTTTAGTCAAAATACTGCGCAAAGTTTATTGAAAAGAATACTCTCTCACTGAAATCAATAATAATAGTtattacctatttattttatatgcTTTACCTATTTTGTATGTCTGACCTATGTTTTACCGCACATCTTCCCGAGTTATAAATTAAATCTCATAATTGCAGTATATACAAATATGATCAGATTTCTGAGAATATAAGTCGACTTTAAGCAGGCATGAATAGGAGCATGTGCATGGAGTAACCAAACGACTAGACCACCATGGCGGCGAGCCTTGAGGAGTTTTCTAACGAATCGTTTATCTTGGAATGATGCGTCATTAATATAAGACCGAATGAGCTCACTGCTGTGAATTCTCATGCTTGATAAGGTGTTTCTTTCTAGATACAAACTTTAAATGAAAGCACTTTCATTTATATCTTTAATATTTAAAAGCCTAAGCCAAAATATATCGACCCGATTTTCCTCCAACATTTAGATCATCTCCCATAATTCCGCCAgtaatgtttatttcaatatctatttatatttaaCCTACATTATATAATTAGCTGTGTACTGTTCCACCTCTTCCAGCCAGCCCGTAACTACGATGAActgaattacataatttttctgtCCCTTAATTTACTTCagtaccttttaatttttaatatcgttATAACTGAAAACGTTCTGTTAACACCTGCCAAATGGAGAGTGTGCTGGATGCATATGATACAACGCAGTGACCAAAACGAGAATTCATGTAGTCTTTGCTAGAATATAATTCAAACGGAAATAGATAAGTAAGTGATATCAGTGCTATGATGTAATGGGTAGCATGATGCCTTGAGTAACGGACGTGATTATTGAAACTCGTTTCCTGTTGTGACGGTGGCCATTGTTCTGAGTGCTTGAAAACCGTCACATAACTGGATACACAGCCGATGTTTATTTCGCGCGGAAGTGACATAATAATTCAAATGGTAATGGTGCTCGTTGAAAACAAGATAATACGCACGCTGTTGAGTCGAATCGAATAGTTCATATAACGACCGTCATTGACGCCCTTTTGGCGCCACACATGTTGGCGGTAATTCCCTTCCTTTTCCTCCTTCGGCACTCGACTCTCGCGCACGTGACTAGAGGGAAAGGAATCCAGCATAGGGAAGGAAATGGAATTTTAAGATTGTGTTGG
It includes:
- the LOC124174231 gene encoding uncharacterized protein LOC124174231, whose protein sequence is MELVSTAPRRRALLLLAVRLVSSSPCNRRCCCCSQRPKRLLRERESSLFHSRQPGRIAFIRGESVTSSYTADASDVRREGEKKSVTGVSRRSEPSVLFRRRRIFFRAPRDPIPHLVIPLLGSDLFLDHRVSPAAVGWSPKVYGCFLMCSNTYRLQPPWDLQWDTEIFTQDLVFSFWKDVPHPADVSRRRMGWVTTPG